The following are encoded in a window of Oncorhynchus keta strain PuntledgeMale-10-30-2019 chromosome 10, Oket_V2, whole genome shotgun sequence genomic DNA:
- the LOC118377732 gene encoding uncharacterized protein LOC118377732 isoform X13: protein MAVMIGIAFRVSWLCCLLIGGITCSTSEGDWSPSLDSNAAWLYAGSLQSLGYGNYKSPKSQLQAQQKHPAAILRKELPPMSQQPQQVWYPDQMPLHQKQPAAEAQPQTQPTTVPQQVWHPAQMQQKQQTAVPQQVWHPAQMPLQQKQPTTVPQQVWHPAQMQQKQQTAVPQQVWHQAHMLTHKQLTTVPQQVWHQAHMLTHKQPTAVPQQVWHQAHMLQEPPTAVPQQVWHQAQMLPQPPTAVPQQVWHPAQMLQKQPAAMPQQVWHPARTLQKQPTAVPQQVWHPAQMPLQQKQPTAMPQQDWHPAQMLQKQPTTMPQQVWTPAHTLQKQPTAVPQQVWHPAQMPLQQKQPTAVPQQVWHPAQMPLQHKQPTAVAQQVWHPAQMPLQQKQPTAVPQQVWHPAQMPLQHKQPTAVPQQVWHPAQMPLQHKQPTAVPQQVWHPAQMPLQHKQPTAVPQQVWHPAQMPLQHKQPTAVPQQVWHPAQMLQKQPTAVPQQVWHPAQMLQKQPTAVPQEVWHPTQMPLQQKQMTAVPQQVWHPAQMLQKQPTAVPKQMWHPTQMPLQQKQTTAVHQQVWHPAQMSKNQTATEPQQKQPSTTPQQAWHPAQMPLQQKQPATAPQQKELTAMPQQMWYRAKMLQQENHLDAILQQPPPVWYPSKFPQQQKELAVEPQQQKELAVEPQQQKELAVEPQQQKELAVEPQQQKELAVEPQQQKELAVEPQQVGYPAQMAQQQPNAIPQQFWHVCQISQQQLAPNSQQKHYESTEDGASGSSQASIVEQSGVIPSSSYSSKSHYKNGRTGVSQISYTPREAMPVNSGNAPKDGYVSIGAPSIYATLVKDSASKM from the exons ATGGCTGTGATGATTGGAATCGCTTTCAG AGTTTCTTGGCTTTGTTGCCTGCTAATTGGAGGGATAACGTGTTCTACATCAGAAG GTGATTGGTCTCCTTCACTGGATTCTAATGCAGCATGGCTCTATGCAGGATCACTTCAGTCTCTAGGATATGGCAATTATAAGTCTCCAAAATCTCAACTGCAAGCGCAACAGAAACATCCGGCCGCCATCCTGCGGAAGGAACTGCCCCCCATGTCCCAGCAACCTCAGCAAGTGTGGTATCCAGATCAAATGCCCCTGCATCAGAAGCAACCGGCCGCAGAAGCTCAGCCGCAGACGCAACCGACAACTgtgccccagcaagtgtggcatccagCTCAAATGCAGCAGAAGCAACAGACCGCTGTCccccagcaagtgtggcatccagCTCAAATGCCCCTGCAGCAGAAGCAACCGACAACTgtgccccagcaagtgtggcatccagCTCAAATGCAGCAGAAGCAACAGACCGCTGTC ccccagcaagtgtggcatcAAGCTCACATGCTGACGCATAAGCAACTGACCAccgtgccccagcaagtgtggcatcAAGCTCACATGCTGACACATAAGCAACCGACAgccgtgccccagcaagtgtggcatcAAGCTCATATGCTGCAGGAGCCACCGACCgccgtgccccagcaagtgtggcatcAAGCTCAAATGCTGCCGCAACCACCGACCGCTgtgccccagcaagtgtggcatccagCTCAAATGCTGCAGAAGCAACCGGCCGCCAtgccccagcaagtgtggcatccagCTCGCACACTGCAGAAGCAACCGACCGCCGTGCCCCAGCAGGTGTGGCATCCAGCTCAAATGCCCCTGCAGCAGAAGCAACCGACCGCCATGCCCCAGCAAGACTGGCATCCTGCTCAAATGCTGCAGAAGCAACCGACCACCATGCCCCAGCAAGTGTGGACTCCAGCTCACACACTGCAGAAGCAACCGACCGCCGTGCCCCAGCAGGTGTGGCATCCTGCTCAAATGCCCCTGCAGCAGAAGCAACCGACCGCTgtgccccagcaagtgtggcatccagCTCAAATGCCCCTGCAGCACAAGCAACCGACCGCCGTAGcccagcaagtgtggcatcctGCTCAAATGCCCCTGCAGCAGAAGCAACCGACCGCTgtgccccagcaagtgtggcatccagCTCAAATGCCCCTGCAGCACAAGCAACCGACCgccgtgccccagcaagtgtggcatccagCTCAAATGCCCCTGCAGCACAAGCAACCGACCgccgtgccccagcaagtgtggcatccagCTCAAATGCCCCTGCAGCACAAGCAACCGACCgccgtgccccagcaagtgtggcatccagCTCAAATGCCCCTGCAGCACAAGCAACCGACCgccgtgccccagcaa GTGTGGCATCCAGCTCAAATGCTGCAGAAGCAACCGACCgcc gtgccccagcaagtgtggcatccagCTCAAATGCTGCAGAAGCAACCGACCGCAGTGCCCCAGGAAGTATGGCATCCTACTCAAATGCCCCTGCAGCAGAAGCAAATGACTgccgtgccccagcaagtgtggcatccagCTCAAATGCTGCAGAAGCAACCGACCGCCGTGCCCAAGCAAATGTGGCATCCTACTCAAATGCCCCTGCAGCAGAAGCAAACTACTGCCGTGCATCAGCAAGTGTGGCATCCTGCTCAAATGTCGAAGAATCAAACAGCCACTGAACCTCAGCAGAAGCAACCATCCACCACGCCCCAGCAAGCGTGGCATCCAGCTCAAATGCCCCTGCAGCAGAAGCAACCGGCCACTGCTCCTCAACAGAAGGAGCTGACCGCCATGCCCCAGCAAATGTGGTATCGAGCTAAAATGCTCCAACAGGAAAATCATCTGGACGCCATTCTCCAGCAGCCTCCGCCCGTGTGGTATCCATCTAAATTTCCCCAGCAGCAGAAGGAACTGGCCGTCGAGCCCCAGCAGCAGAAGGAACTGGCCGTCGAGCCCCAGCAGCAGAAGGAACTGGCCGTCGAGCCCCAGCAGCAGAAGGAACTGGCCGTCGAGCCCCAGCAGCAGAAGGAACTGGCCGTCGAGCCCCAGCAGCAGAAGGAACTGGCCGTCGAGCCCCAGCAAGTGGGGTATCCAGCTCAAATGGCCCAGCAGCAACCCAACGCCATTCCTCAGCAATTTTGGCATGTATGCCAAATTTCCCAGCAGCAACTGGCCCCAAATTCTCAGCAGAAGCACTACGAAAGCACTGAAGATGGTGCCTCTGGTAGTTCTCAGGCCAGCATTGTTGAACAGTCGGGTGTCATCCCAAGCTCTTCCTACAGTTCCAAATCGCACTACAAGAATGGCAGAACTGGAGTCTCCCAAATCAGCTACACCCCTAGGGAGGCAATGCCTGTTAACAGTGGAAATGCTCCCAAGGACGGTTATGTTAGCATTGGTGCACCAAGCATATATGCAACACTAGTGAAGGATTCTGCAAG CAAAATGTAA
- the LOC118377732 gene encoding involucrin-like isoform X14 yields MAVMIGIAFRVSWLCCLLIGGITCSTSEGDWSPSLDSNAAWLYAGSLQSLGYGNYKSPKSQLQAQQKHPAAILRKELPPMSQQPQQVWYPDQMPLHQKQPAAEAQPQTQPTTVPQQVWHPAQMQQKQQTAVPQQVWHPAQMPLQQKQPTTVPQQVWHPAQMQQKQQTAVPQQVWHQAHMLTHKQLTTVPQQVWHQAHMLTHKQPTAVPQQVWHQAHMLQEPPTAVPQQVWHQAQMLPQPPTAVPQQVWHPAQMLQKQPAAMPQQVWHPARTLQKQPTAVPQQVWHPAQMPLQQKQPTAMPQQDWHPAQMLQKQPTTMPQQVWTPAHTLQKQPTAVPQQVWHPAQMPLQQKQPTAVPQQVWHPAQMLQKQPTAVPQQVWHPAQMLQKQPTAVPQEVWHPTQMPLQQKQMTAVHQQEWHPTQMPLQQKQPTSVPQQVWDPAQMPLQHKQPTAVPQQVWHPAQMLQKQPTAVPQEVWHPTQMPLQQKQMTAVPQQVWHPAQMLQKQPTAVPKQMWHPTQMPLQQKQTTAVHQQVWHPAQMSKNQTATEPQQKQPSTTPQQAWHPAQMPLQQKQPATAPQQKELTAMPQQMWYRAKMLQQENHLDAILQQPPPVWYPSKFPQQQKELAVEPQQQKELAVEPQQQKELAVEPQQQKELAVEPQQQKELAVEPQQQKELAVEPQQVGYPAQMAQQQPNAIPQQFWHVCQISQQQLAPNSQQKHYESTEDGASGSSQASIVEQSGVIPSSSYSSKSHYKNGRTGVSQISYTPREAMPVNSGNAPKDGYVSIGAPSIYATLVKDSASKM; encoded by the exons ATGGCTGTGATGATTGGAATCGCTTTCAG AGTTTCTTGGCTTTGTTGCCTGCTAATTGGAGGGATAACGTGTTCTACATCAGAAG GTGATTGGTCTCCTTCACTGGATTCTAATGCAGCATGGCTCTATGCAGGATCACTTCAGTCTCTAGGATATGGCAATTATAAGTCTCCAAAATCTCAACTGCAAGCGCAACAGAAACATCCGGCCGCCATCCTGCGGAAGGAACTGCCCCCCATGTCCCAGCAACCTCAGCAAGTGTGGTATCCAGATCAAATGCCCCTGCATCAGAAGCAACCGGCCGCAGAAGCTCAGCCGCAGACGCAACCGACAACTgtgccccagcaagtgtggcatccagCTCAAATGCAGCAGAAGCAACAGACCGCTGTCccccagcaagtgtggcatccagCTCAAATGCCCCTGCAGCAGAAGCAACCGACAACTgtgccccagcaagtgtggcatccagCTCAAATGCAGCAGAAGCAACAGACCGCTGTC ccccagcaagtgtggcatcAAGCTCACATGCTGACGCATAAGCAACTGACCAccgtgccccagcaagtgtggcatcAAGCTCACATGCTGACACATAAGCAACCGACAgccgtgccccagcaagtgtggcatcAAGCTCATATGCTGCAGGAGCCACCGACCgccgtgccccagcaagtgtggcatcAAGCTCAAATGCTGCCGCAACCACCGACCGCTgtgccccagcaagtgtggcatccagCTCAAATGCTGCAGAAGCAACCGGCCGCCAtgccccagcaagtgtggcatccagCTCGCACACTGCAGAAGCAACCGACCGCCGTGCCCCAGCAGGTGTGGCATCCAGCTCAAATGCCCCTGCAGCAGAAGCAACCGACCGCCATGCCCCAGCAAGACTGGCATCCTGCTCAAATGCTGCAGAAGCAACCGACCACCATGCCCCAGCAAGTGTGGACTCCAGCTCACACACTGCAGAAGCAACCGACCGCCGTGCCCCAGCAGGTGTGGCATCCTGCTCAAATGCCCCTGCAGCAGAAGCAACCGACCGCTgtgccccagcaa GTGTGGCATCCAGCTCAAATGCTGCAGAAGCAACCGACCgccgtgccccagcaagtgtggcatccagCTCAAATGCTGCAGAAGCAACCGACCGCAGTGCCCCAGGAAGTATGGCATCCTACTCAAATGCCCCTGCAGCAGAAGCAAATGACTGCCGTGCATCAGCAAGAGTGGCATCCTACTCAAATGCCCCTGCAGCAGAAGCAACCGACCTccgtgccccagcaagtgtggGATCCAGCTCAAATGCCGCTGCAGCACAAGCAACCGACCGCTgtgccccagcaagtgtggcatccagCTCAAATGCTGCAGAAGCAACCGACCGCAGTGCCCCAGGAAGTATGGCATCCTACTCAAATGCCCCTGCAGCAGAAGCAAATGACTgccgtgccccagcaagtgtggcatccagCTCAAATGCTGCAGAAGCAACCGACCGCCGTGCCCAAGCAAATGTGGCATCCTACTCAAATGCCCCTGCAGCAGAAGCAAACTACTGCCGTGCATCAGCAAGTGTGGCATCCTGCTCAAATGTCGAAGAATCAAACAGCCACTGAACCTCAGCAGAAGCAACCATCCACCACGCCCCAGCAAGCGTGGCATCCAGCTCAAATGCCCCTGCAGCAGAAGCAACCGGCCACTGCTCCTCAACAGAAGGAGCTGACCGCCATGCCCCAGCAAATGTGGTATCGAGCTAAAATGCTCCAACAGGAAAATCATCTGGACGCCATTCTCCAGCAGCCTCCGCCCGTGTGGTATCCATCTAAATTTCCCCAGCAGCAGAAGGAACTGGCCGTCGAGCCCCAGCAGCAGAAGGAACTGGCCGTCGAGCCCCAGCAGCAGAAGGAACTGGCCGTCGAGCCCCAGCAGCAGAAGGAACTGGCCGTCGAGCCCCAGCAGCAGAAGGAACTGGCCGTCGAGCCCCAGCAGCAGAAGGAACTGGCCGTCGAGCCCCAGCAAGTGGGGTATCCAGCTCAAATGGCCCAGCAGCAACCCAACGCCATTCCTCAGCAATTTTGGCATGTATGCCAAATTTCCCAGCAGCAACTGGCCCCAAATTCTCAGCAGAAGCACTACGAAAGCACTGAAGATGGTGCCTCTGGTAGTTCTCAGGCCAGCATTGTTGAACAGTCGGGTGTCATCCCAAGCTCTTCCTACAGTTCCAAATCGCACTACAAGAATGGCAGAACTGGAGTCTCCCAAATCAGCTACACCCCTAGGGAGGCAATGCCTGTTAACAGTGGAAATGCTCCCAAGGACGGTTATGTTAGCATTGGTGCACCAAGCATATATGCAACACTAGTGAAGGATTCTGCAAG CAAAATGTAA
- the LOC118377732 gene encoding PAX-interacting protein 1-like isoform X3 encodes MAVMIGIAFRVSWLCCLLIGGITCSTSEGDWSPSLDSNAAWLYAGSLQSLGYGNYKSPKSQLQAQQKHPAAILRKELPPMSQQPQQVWYPDQMPLHQKQPAAEAQPQTQPTTVPQQVWHPAQMQQKQQTAVPQQVWHQAHMLTHKQLTTVPQQVWHQAHMLTHKQPTAVPQQVWHQAHMLQEPPTAVPQQVWHQAQMLPQPPTAVPQQVWHPAQMLQKQPAAMPQQVWHPARTLQKQPTAVPQQVWHPAQMPLQQKQPTAMPQQDWHPAQMLQKQPTTMPQQVWTPAHTLQKQPTAVPQQVWHPAQMPLQQKQPTAVPQQVWHPAQMPLQHKQPTAVAQQVWHPAQMPLQQKQPTAVPQQVWHPAQMPLQHKQPTAVPQQVWHPAQMPLQHKQPTAVPQQVWHPAQMPLQHKQPTAVPQQVWHPAQMPLQHKQPTAVPQQVWHPAQMLHKQLTAVPQEVWHPAQMTLQHKQPTALPQQVWHPAHTLQKQPTAVPQQVWHPAQMLQKQPTAVPQQVWHPAQMLQKQPTAVPQEVWHPTQMPLQQKQMTAVHQQEWHPTQMPLQQKQPTSVPQQVWDPAQMPLQHKQPTAVPQQVWHPAQMLQKQPTAVPQEVWHPTQMPLQQKQMTAVPQQVWHPAQMLQKQPTAVPKQMWHPTQMPLQQKQTTAVHQQVWHPAQMSKNQTATEPQQKQPSTTPQQAWHPAQMPLQQKQPATAPQQKELTAMPQQMWYRAKMLQQENHLDAILQQPPPVWYPSKFPQQQKELAVEPQQQKELAVEPQQQKELAVEPQQQKELAVEPQQQKELAVEPQQQKELAVEPQQVGYPAQMAQQQPNAIPQQFWHVCQISQQQLAPNSQQKHYESTEDGASGSSQASIVEQSGVIPSSSYSSKSHYKNGRTGVSQISYTPREAMPVNSGNAPKDGYVSIGAPSIYATLVKDSASKM; translated from the exons ATGGCTGTGATGATTGGAATCGCTTTCAG AGTTTCTTGGCTTTGTTGCCTGCTAATTGGAGGGATAACGTGTTCTACATCAGAAG GTGATTGGTCTCCTTCACTGGATTCTAATGCAGCATGGCTCTATGCAGGATCACTTCAGTCTCTAGGATATGGCAATTATAAGTCTCCAAAATCTCAACTGCAAGCGCAACAGAAACATCCGGCCGCCATCCTGCGGAAGGAACTGCCCCCCATGTCCCAGCAACCTCAGCAAGTGTGGTATCCAGATCAAATGCCCCTGCATCAGAAGCAACCGGCCGCAGAAGCTCAGCCGCAGACGCAACCGACAACTgtgccccagcaagtgtggcatccagCTCAAATGCAGCAGAAGCAACAGACCGCTGTC ccccagcaagtgtggcatcAAGCTCACATGCTGACGCATAAGCAACTGACCAccgtgccccagcaagtgtggcatcAAGCTCACATGCTGACACATAAGCAACCGACAgccgtgccccagcaagtgtggcatcAAGCTCATATGCTGCAGGAGCCACCGACCgccgtgccccagcaagtgtggcatcAAGCTCAAATGCTGCCGCAACCACCGACCGCTgtgccccagcaagtgtggcatccagCTCAAATGCTGCAGAAGCAACCGGCCGCCAtgccccagcaagtgtggcatccagCTCGCACACTGCAGAAGCAACCGACCGCCGTGCCCCAGCAGGTGTGGCATCCAGCTCAAATGCCCCTGCAGCAGAAGCAACCGACCGCCATGCCCCAGCAAGACTGGCATCCTGCTCAAATGCTGCAGAAGCAACCGACCACCATGCCCCAGCAAGTGTGGACTCCAGCTCACACACTGCAGAAGCAACCGACCGCCGTGCCCCAGCAGGTGTGGCATCCTGCTCAAATGCCCCTGCAGCAGAAGCAACCGACCGCTgtgccccagcaagtgtggcatccagCTCAAATGCCCCTGCAGCACAAGCAACCGACCGCCGTAGcccagcaagtgtggcatcctGCTCAAATGCCCCTGCAGCAGAAGCAACCGACCGCTgtgccccagcaagtgtggcatccagCTCAAATGCCCCTGCAGCACAAGCAACCGACCgccgtgccccagcaagtgtggcatccagCTCAAATGCCCCTGCAGCACAAGCAACCGACCgccgtgccccagcaagtgtggcatccagCTCAAATGCCCCTGCAGCACAAGCAACCGACCgccgtgccccagcaagtgtggcatccagCTCAAATGCCCCTGCAGCACAAGCAACCGACCgccgtgccccagcaagtgtggcatccagCTCAAATGCTGCATAAGCAACTGACCGCAGTGCCCCAAGAAGTATGGCATCCAGCTCAAATGACCCTGCAGCACAAGCAACCGACCGCTTtgccccagcaagtgtggcatccagCTCACACGCTGCAGAAGCAACCGACCGCCGTGCCCCAGCAGGTGTGGCATCCAGCTCAAATGCTGCAGAAGCAACCGACCgccgtgccccagcaagtgtggcatccagCTCAAATGCTGCAGAAGCAACCGACCGCAGTGCCCCAGGAAGTATGGCATCCTACTCAAATGCCCCTGCAGCAGAAGCAAATGACTGCCGTGCATCAGCAAGAGTGGCATCCTACTCAAATGCCCCTGCAGCAGAAGCAACCGACCTccgtgccccagcaagtgtggGATCCAGCTCAAATGCCGCTGCAGCACAAGCAACCGACCGCTgtgccccagcaagtgtggcatccagCTCAAATGCTGCAGAAGCAACCGACCGCAGTGCCCCAGGAAGTATGGCATCCTACTCAAATGCCCCTGCAGCAGAAGCAAATGACTgccgtgccccagcaagtgtggcatccagCTCAAATGCTGCAGAAGCAACCGACCGCCGTGCCCAAGCAAATGTGGCATCCTACTCAAATGCCCCTGCAGCAGAAGCAAACTACTGCCGTGCATCAGCAAGTGTGGCATCCTGCTCAAATGTCGAAGAATCAAACAGCCACTGAACCTCAGCAGAAGCAACCATCCACCACGCCCCAGCAAGCGTGGCATCCAGCTCAAATGCCCCTGCAGCAGAAGCAACCGGCCACTGCTCCTCAACAGAAGGAGCTGACCGCCATGCCCCAGCAAATGTGGTATCGAGCTAAAATGCTCCAACAGGAAAATCATCTGGACGCCATTCTCCAGCAGCCTCCGCCCGTGTGGTATCCATCTAAATTTCCCCAGCAGCAGAAGGAACTGGCCGTCGAGCCCCAGCAGCAGAAGGAACTGGCCGTCGAGCCCCAGCAGCAGAAGGAACTGGCCGTCGAGCCCCAGCAGCAGAAGGAACTGGCCGTCGAGCCCCAGCAGCAGAAGGAACTGGCCGTCGAGCCCCAGCAGCAGAAGGAACTGGCCGTCGAGCCCCAGCAAGTGGGGTATCCAGCTCAAATGGCCCAGCAGCAACCCAACGCCATTCCTCAGCAATTTTGGCATGTATGCCAAATTTCCCAGCAGCAACTGGCCCCAAATTCTCAGCAGAAGCACTACGAAAGCACTGAAGATGGTGCCTCTGGTAGTTCTCAGGCCAGCATTGTTGAACAGTCGGGTGTCATCCCAAGCTCTTCCTACAGTTCCAAATCGCACTACAAGAATGGCAGAACTGGAGTCTCCCAAATCAGCTACACCCCTAGGGAGGCAATGCCTGTTAACAGTGGAAATGCTCCCAAGGACGGTTATGTTAGCATTGGTGCACCAAGCATATATGCAACACTAGTGAAGGATTCTGCAAG CAAAATGTAA
- the LOC118377732 gene encoding PAX-interacting protein 1-like isoform X5, which produces MAVMIGIAFRVSWLCCLLIGGITCSTSEGDWSPSLDSNAAWLYAGSLQSLGYGNYKSPKSQLQAQQKHPAAILRKELPPMSQQPQQVWYPDQMPLHQKQPAAEAQPQTQPTTVPQQVWHPAQMQQKQQTAVPQQVWHQAHMLTHKQPTAVPQQVWHQAHMLQEPPTAVPQQVWHQAQMLPQPPTAVPQQVWHPAQMLQKQPAAMPQQVWHPARTLQKQPTAVPQQVWHPAQMPLQQKQPTAMPQQDWHPAQMLQKQPTTMPQQVWTPAHTLQKQPTAVPQQVWHPAQMPLQQKQPTAVPQQVWHPAQMPLQHKQPTAVAQQVWHPAQMPLQQKQPTAVPQQVWHPAQMPLQHKQPTAVPQQVWHPAQMPLQHKQPTAVPQQVWHPAQMPLQHKQPTAVPQQVWHPAQMPLQHKQPTAVPQQVWHPAQMLHKQLTAVPQEVWHPAQMTLQHKQPTALPQQVWHPAHTLQKQPTAVPQQVWHPAQMLQKQPTAVPQQVWHPAQMLQKQPTAVPQEVWHPTQMPLQQKQMTAVHQQEWHPTQMPLQQKQPTSVPQQVWDPAQMPLQHKQPTAVPQQVWHPAQMLQKQPTAVPQEVWHPTQMPLQQKQMTAVPQQVWHPAQMLQKQPTAVPKQMWHPTQMPLQQKQTTAVHQQVWHPAQMSKNQTATEPQQKQPSTTPQQAWHPAQMPLQQKQPATAPQQKELTAMPQQMWYRAKMLQQENHLDAILQQPPPVWYPSKFPQQQKELAVEPQQQKELAVEPQQQKELAVEPQQQKELAVEPQQQKELAVEPQQQKELAVEPQQVGYPAQMAQQQPNAIPQQFWHVCQISQQQLAPNSQQKHYESTEDGASGSSQASIVEQSGVIPSSSYSSKSHYKNGRTGVSQISYTPREAMPVNSGNAPKDGYVSIGAPSIYATLVKDSASKM; this is translated from the exons ATGGCTGTGATGATTGGAATCGCTTTCAG AGTTTCTTGGCTTTGTTGCCTGCTAATTGGAGGGATAACGTGTTCTACATCAGAAG GTGATTGGTCTCCTTCACTGGATTCTAATGCAGCATGGCTCTATGCAGGATCACTTCAGTCTCTAGGATATGGCAATTATAAGTCTCCAAAATCTCAACTGCAAGCGCAACAGAAACATCCGGCCGCCATCCTGCGGAAGGAACTGCCCCCCATGTCCCAGCAACCTCAGCAAGTGTGGTATCCAGATCAAATGCCCCTGCATCAGAAGCAACCGGCCGCAGAAGCTCAGCCGCAGACGCAACCGACAACTgtgccccagcaagtgtggcatccagCTCAAATGCAGCAGAAGCAACAGACCGCTGTC ccccagcaagtgtggcatcAAGCTCACATGCTGACACATAAGCAACCGACAgccgtgccccagcaagtgtggcatcAAGCTCATATGCTGCAGGAGCCACCGACCgccgtgccccagcaagtgtggcatcAAGCTCAAATGCTGCCGCAACCACCGACCGCTgtgccccagcaagtgtggcatccagCTCAAATGCTGCAGAAGCAACCGGCCGCCAtgccccagcaagtgtggcatccagCTCGCACACTGCAGAAGCAACCGACCGCCGTGCCCCAGCAGGTGTGGCATCCAGCTCAAATGCCCCTGCAGCAGAAGCAACCGACCGCCATGCCCCAGCAAGACTGGCATCCTGCTCAAATGCTGCAGAAGCAACCGACCACCATGCCCCAGCAAGTGTGGACTCCAGCTCACACACTGCAGAAGCAACCGACCGCCGTGCCCCAGCAGGTGTGGCATCCTGCTCAAATGCCCCTGCAGCAGAAGCAACCGACCGCTgtgccccagcaagtgtggcatccagCTCAAATGCCCCTGCAGCACAAGCAACCGACCGCCGTAGcccagcaagtgtggcatcctGCTCAAATGCCCCTGCAGCAGAAGCAACCGACCGCTgtgccccagcaagtgtggcatccagCTCAAATGCCCCTGCAGCACAAGCAACCGACCgccgtgccccagcaagtgtggcatccagCTCAAATGCCCCTGCAGCACAAGCAACCGACCgccgtgccccagcaagtgtggcatccagCTCAAATGCCCCTGCAGCACAAGCAACCGACCgccgtgccccagcaagtgtggcatccagCTCAAATGCCCCTGCAGCACAAGCAACCGACCgccgtgccccagcaagtgtggcatccagCTCAAATGCTGCATAAGCAACTGACCGCAGTGCCCCAAGAAGTATGGCATCCAGCTCAAATGACCCTGCAGCACAAGCAACCGACCGCTTtgccccagcaagtgtggcatccagCTCACACGCTGCAGAAGCAACCGACCGCCGTGCCCCAGCAGGTGTGGCATCCAGCTCAAATGCTGCAGAAGCAACCGACCgccgtgccccagcaagtgtggcatccagCTCAAATGCTGCAGAAGCAACCGACCGCAGTGCCCCAGGAAGTATGGCATCCTACTCAAATGCCCCTGCAGCAGAAGCAAATGACTGCCGTGCATCAGCAAGAGTGGCATCCTACTCAAATGCCCCTGCAGCAGAAGCAACCGACCTccgtgccccagcaagtgtggGATCCAGCTCAAATGCCGCTGCAGCACAAGCAACCGACCGCTgtgccccagcaagtgtggcatccagCTCAAATGCTGCAGAAGCAACCGACCGCAGTGCCCCAGGAAGTATGGCATCCTACTCAAATGCCCCTGCAGCAGAAGCAAATGACTgccgtgccccagcaagtgtggcatccagCTCAAATGCTGCAGAAGCAACCGACCGCCGTGCCCAAGCAAATGTGGCATCCTACTCAAATGCCCCTGCAGCAGAAGCAAACTACTGCCGTGCATCAGCAAGTGTGGCATCCTGCTCAAATGTCGAAGAATCAAACAGCCACTGAACCTCAGCAGAAGCAACCATCCACCACGCCCCAGCAAGCGTGGCATCCAGCTCAAATGCCCCTGCAGCAGAAGCAACCGGCCACTGCTCCTCAACAGAAGGAGCTGACCGCCATGCCCCAGCAAATGTGGTATCGAGCTAAAATGCTCCAACAGGAAAATCATCTGGACGCCATTCTCCAGCAGCCTCCGCCCGTGTGGTATCCATCTAAATTTCCCCAGCAGCAGAAGGAACTGGCCGTCGAGCCCCAGCAGCAGAAGGAACTGGCCGTCGAGCCCCAGCAGCAGAAGGAACTGGCCGTCGAGCCCCAGCAGCAGAAGGAACTGGCCGTCGAGCCCCAGCAGCAGAAGGAACTGGCCGTCGAGCCCCAGCAGCAGAAGGAACTGGCCGTCGAGCCCCAGCAAGTGGGGTATCCAGCTCAAATGGCCCAGCAGCAACCCAACGCCATTCCTCAGCAATTTTGGCATGTATGCCAAATTTCCCAGCAGCAACTGGCCCCAAATTCTCAGCAGAAGCACTACGAAAGCACTGAAGATGGTGCCTCTGGTAGTTCTCAGGCCAGCATTGTTGAACAGTCGGGTGTCATCCCAAGCTCTTCCTACAGTTCCAAATCGCACTACAAGAATGGCAGAACTGGAGTCTCCCAAATCAGCTACACCCCTAGGGAGGCAATGCCTGTTAACAGTGGAAATGCTCCCAAGGACGGTTATGTTAGCATTGGTGCACCAAGCATATATGCAACACTAGTGAAGGATTCTGCAAG CAAAATGTAA